TTAATTATTATCATAATAACTACTACCTGGAGCGTGATGTTAGTTGGCTGGCGAATTTGCTGTCAATACAGTAAACAAAGGTTCAAGCTCTGAATAGATCAAAGTAGTCCTTAAATGCTTCTCCCTTGTCGTTCAGGGTCTGATTTAGCTGTCATCCTGAGCGCAAGCGAAGAATCTCCTTATACCGGCACCTCATACTGGGTTACCGCCAGCATAAGGAGATCCTTCGCTTGCGCTCAGGATGACGGCTACAACTCAGGATGACAGTTATAAAAAGAGTTATAAAAAAGTTTACATGATAGCGCAATAGCCTTCATCCTGACGTGATAATTCCTTGAATGGACAATTTTTTAACAAAAATTCGTGGGTTTTTTTGTAAGCTTGTAGTTTTTCTAATAAAAAATGATTTTTTGGACTAGCTGCGAGGTTATCGATCTGACCTACTAAAATCTCTATTAATTTTTCATATTGATCTGCCTTTAAATTCGCTAAAATCCACTGCTGAAGTTTTGCAACAGTATTTTGCGAGTCTAACATTTTTATACCGCGTATCTTCACTTCGCCGGCAGCGATCATACTTGCTAAAATATTTTTAATCGTCTCAAGAATATCTAAATTTAACGGCTGATTAAAAAAATCCGTAGGAGGTTTAGCTGGTTTTTCTTTTTGTCTGGCTGAACTCAGCTTTTTTTCTTTAATGATCGGCTGAGGCTGCGCTTCATTTCCTTCAAAGTGGTTAAATGTTCCAGCTTTAAAACTTTCCTCACATTCTAAAAATATTTGTTCTAATCGATGCAACACCTCTGAAATGGCAGGTCTTTTACTTCTATCTATATTGATACAGTCTAGGATGAGCGCTTTCATTGCAACCGCTAATGGAAACCCAGGCAAAAATAATGCATCCAATTTAGAAAGTTTAGGCTTATCAGATAACGATGTAAAAAGATAAAACAACACCACGCCGATATTATAAACATCTGAAGATTGATCCGGTGTGTGTCCCAAAGATATTTCAGGTGGCATTATGCGCCCGGTTATGTGTCCTAATTGGGTAACTTCCTCAAACTTTTCTGCATCCCATTGGGGTTTTCTACGAGATTCACTAAAATCATAAATTTCAGCTCGATTATTTTCATCAAGCAGAATGATGTCTGGTCTTATATTTCCACACAGCACATTTCGACTATGCACACCCTTAACTGCTCGCGCTAAGTCTATACCAATTTGCAAACGGTCTTTCCATGACAATTTATTAGGTATTTTGTCCTCCCTAATGGCTTCAAGCAAGTTTTTAGGACGATATGGATACACTGCAAAAACATGTTTAAATGACCACGCGTCATAAAACATGCCCAGTTGTTGCGGCGCGAGCACACCAAGAATTGATTGTAGAGCTATTCCCACACTTGTATTTCGCTCCCATTTGCAAGAACCATCTGCTTTCCACACCTTTATCAATACTTTCTCATCCCCACTTTTTTTATTTTTACCCTCCGCAATATAAAGATGGTCTGGATCGCTCGGACATGCCTTTAAAATATTAAATTGACTACATTCAACATATAAACCTGCTAATGGTGCAGCTATAATCCCTTTAGTTTTTAATATTGATAATAAAAATTGAATAATCCAAGATTTTAAATCCCTCTCTAAATGGGTATTTTCAATCATTTTTAACAAATAAGTTAAAATTTTTGGATCTTGACTTAATGCTTTTATTTGTTCAAATACCAATGAACTATCTTTTTGGTCAAGGTCAACCATTGATTTAATAGCTTCGATATATCTTTGATTTTCTTTTGCAATATCATGCGAACTCAAGCAAACTGGCTCATTAAAATCCTGATAGTTATCACTGCAACGATGCAAATCCGTAATTAATTCTACTATAACGGTAGGCATAAATTCTAAAGCAGATTCAATGTTTAAAGTCAATTCACAATTATTCTTAGCATTTTGATAAATTAAATCTGTAAATCTACTTAAAAGATCAGAACGTATACTGATAAAATGCACGCCATTTTCTTCTTTTCTAACAAAAATCTCCTCCGATAATTTAAACAAGGTGAAAATAGCGTCTATCACTTCTTTTGATGATATCAATAAAATTACATTTTGCTGATTTCCCACAGTAATTTCAGGAGCATAAAAATATAGGCTCTTCGCTTTTTCTTCCTCATCGAAAGTCAATACGCAGCGTGGATCTTGTACAACTGCTCTATAAAATTTCTCACCCAACTCCTTAGTTTTTTCCCTCATTTTCTCTAATACTTTTGCATCAAGTGGAACTTTATCTCGCCCTTGTTGTAATACAAATTTACTTTTCTGTTGCTGCACTTTACTCGGAAATGAAATTTCTAAAAGATGATGCTCTTTTGAATAAGAAAGTACCGGTTGCGCAACAAGCCCATCGAATATTTTCCATAACTGTTGCTCTATTTCGGTGAGCGTGATATTTCTCGCCAAGCATTTGTTAATGAGGGCTCTTATTTCTGCTGGGCAATCTGGCGGCCATACCGGTCGATGCAAAACGTCTTTTTCGATATTGAACCACACTAACTCCAGGAGTAAATTACCAAAATCACGAATATCCGTTTTAATGGAGTAATCTTTCCGCCAAGAAGGTGACTTGTATTTGCCCTGTAACACGGGCAGGCTGACTCGGCCATTCACATCCATCAAAATATACTTTGATTTTAGCATTCCATAAAATTCTCCTTTAGCATCTAAATCTTTTAATTTTTTTACTATATCGATTGCAATGCGTAGGCGTTCAAACCAGGAAAACTCTTCAGGTGTTTTTGAATTAAGAAATGTTTTTAATAATATAGGACGAGGAATCGGCAGATTATGAGATTTTTTTTTGTCTTTCTGTCGTGACTTCTGTTTCTCCTCATATCTAGATATAGATGCAACATTCTTTGACTCTTTTGATTTTTTATCATCACTCTCTTTGGAGCTAGGCCGAACTTGTGGATAATCTGCATCTTTTATTTTCTCATCGAAATCCCTCCCTCTTACTGATCCTTGAGCTCGAGCAGAGGCTGGCCTATTGACATCAGGCAAGCATAAGAATTGCACATACTTTTTCATATTCAATAAAAATTGGACACATTTTGTAAAATGCATTCTAGTAGGAAAATCATACAACAGATTTTCACTGTGTCTTACCATTATTTTTATGAGGTTAACATGCTTTTTTTCGTTCCAGTTGTTTTGAATCCATTCCTGAAATCTATCATAGTTTAATTGAAATGGTTTAGCTCCTTGTAAGCTGATATTGAAAACTGAATTATTATTTCTGATAGTTGCTGCTATGGTATTAATAATTAATCTATATTCTAAAATTAATTCTTGTTCTCTAGTTCGCTTTTTATCATCATAGCGCTGTTGACTTGGCGTATTGGGTGGGCTTTCTACTTTTTTTGCCAGAAGGGATACCGCATCAGGCATGGAATTCTGAGTGCGCATGCTGTCATTTTTTTTCTCTGACTCTGCTTTATCATCACGTTGATTGATTGACTGCATTTTTAACCCCAAAGCACATATTTTCGTTATTTATTGGCAATTATTCTCCTTTTCAAACAAAAATCCCCACCGATCTCGCCATTTGCAGCCAAGGGTGATCCAGTGGAATCAACCGCGAACCACCCATAAATTCCTCAATCGGCACTGCCGTCACCTGACCTGCTTTAAAAGCCACAGCCTGACCCCAACGTGACTCCCGCACTAATTCCCCTACTTTAGCCCCCATAGCCAGCGTTAAAAATTTATCTGCGGTAGTCGGTGACTTAGCTCTCTGCAAATGCCCAAGTACCACATGCCGCGATTCTCCTTCCATCGCTGCATCACACCATCTGGCTAAATATTCTCCAATACCCCCCAACCTATCTGATTCAGGGCTACCACTGACTGTAAATGCCACTTTCACACTCTCACCTTTTGGATGCGCTCCTTCAGCAACCGCAATAATAATTCCTCGTTTACCATTTACGCGTTTTTCCCAGATATATTTTCTGAGCTCCTCTAAATCAAAAGGACATTCCGGGATTAAAATTGCATCGGCATAGCCTGCCATACCCCCACCCAAGGCAATCCAACCCGCTGAACGCCCCATGGTTTCAACAAAAATAGTGCGCTTATGTGAATTGGCGGTAGTGCGCAACGCATCAACCGCCTCAGCGACCACGGCACAAGCAGTGTCATAGCCAAAAGTAACATCCGTACCACTTAAATCATTATCAATCGTTTTCGGAACGCCTATCAACGGAATAGAACCATTAAACGACGACAAACATTTAAATGTGCCATCCCCTCCAGCGACAATTAAACCATCTAACTGTAGCTGCTGGTATTTCTTTAGAAACTCCGCTTCTCTGCCTTCAGTACCACATTTATTAGAAGTACCCAAAATCGTTCCGGCAAAGGCATGAATTCCGCTGACTCTTTTGACAGTCAATTCTTCCAGCCGATTTTCAAAAATACCCTCAAAACCATCATATATGCCCCACACTTGATGCCCCATACCCAACAAGGCTTTACTCGCCGCCTCAATAATGCCATTTAATCCGGGAGCATCGCCCCCACCTGTCATAATGCCTAAACGCATATTGTCTGCCTCTTGTAGAAAGATAAAGAAGGAATCCAAAAATTTGAACAATTCATGAGTATATCTTGGATGTTTTATTTTATTCTAGCCCAGCTGAACTCTATACAAAGAAAGAAGCGATCTAGAAGTTCAATTTTCTTAAACAATAAATTCTTTGACTTTAATACAAACGCTGAGATAATTAGTAGAATTTCTGTCAGGGGAGTCCTTATGATTAAAGGGTCAATACGTTTGTTCTTTTTGCTCAGCATCAGTCTTTTTTTAACTATGACTTATGCAGCGAACCACAATCCAGAAAATACTTTTTCCAAAGTATTGCTTCAATCCGATCATTCGTGGGATGGCACCAAATATCCAGCCTACCCTACTTCCCAACCAGAAATTACCGTGGTGAAAATCCATATTCCCGCCCATACAGCATTACCCTGGCATACACATCCCATCATTAACGCCGCCTATGTCCTTTCGGGAACACTCTATGTTGAAACTAAAGACGGCAGCTTGCATAGAACCTTAAAGTCTGGAGATGTATTAGCTGAAATGGTAAATAAGGTACATAGAGGCTATACGACAGATCAGCCAGTCGATTTAATTGTGTTTTACGCGGGAACGCCTGGCACGCCAACCGCGGTAGTCGCTAAATAAAACATTATCATCATGTAATTTCAATCGAGAAAAAATAACTGGTAATGCCATTGCGAAATAGAACCGTAAAATTTTGCAAAAAATTGTCGACGGCATTAATTCCTATAAGCCAGATAATAAAATTTTAATAAAGAAAATAAAAAATAATCTTAACAAAGATTAATAATGCCAATCATCTTGAGAAAAAATCTACAGACCTTTTAAATTGAAAAATAATTTGCGGTATAATTACCAAAGAAAATGCATTAATGACTATATTTTCTAAAATTTCTATTTTAAAAACTTCATGCATTCTTAAAAAGATATAATCTCGGCAACGGTTATGAGCAAAATTTATACGATTGGGCACTCGACGCACACGCTAAAAGAATTTGTTGATATCCTTAACGCATACCAAATTACGCACGTCGTTGACGTGCGGTCAATACCAAAATCTCGACACGTGCCATGGTTTAATGAAAAACCGTTAACCATATCTCTTCGTAAAAATAAAATTGCATATACACACCTAACAAAGTTAGGGGGCTTGCGTCGTCCCATTAAAAACTCAATTAATATGGGTTGGCGTAATGCAAGTTTCCGTGGGTTTGCCGATTATATGCAAACAAAGGAATTTTTCCAAGGATTGAAGGAATTAAATCTCTTAATCAAAAATAGAGACGGGGTTGTTATCATGTGTGCTGAAGCCGTACCTTGGCGTTGCCATCGTTCTCTGATTGCAGATGCCGAAGCAGTTCGAAACATCACTGTATTAGAAATCATAAGCAAAACTTCTGTTCATGTTCATAAATTGACCAATTTTGCAGTCATTAATAGAAACAAGAAACCCATTCAAATAATTTATCCCAAAATTACGCCTACTTCGTAGAAATTGCCCTTCAAACTCTACTTGTAATTATGCATAGACTGTCATTTCCGCCTATGCGAGGGAATGACATTTCTACAGAGTTAGAAACGCGCGTTGTTATTGTTAAATGATAAGAATTACTTAAGATTTGCTCTGTATGATCTAGCTATCTCTAATGACAAAAAGAATCCGATCATGACTGAAGCTAAAACTAATCCTTCCAACCGAGAATTGACAAGAATTAAATTATTGTTAAAAAATCCCCAAGGGTTTGTCGAATGGCTGGAAGCTCAGCCCTATGATGACTTCCAAAAAATTGCATTTTTAAAAGATATTTTGATTCGAATATATGAAAATCACAAAAATGGTTCTTTACCCCTCACCCAAGAACAATTAACCCCGCTTATCCATCAAGGCACACAATTAATTCGAGGCTACTTGACCGCCCTAGATAAACGTGTCCGTTGGCCTACGGATGAAATTGCAATTGTGATTCAATTTATAAAATATGGAAATGCATTGGATTTCTCACTAAATCAACACAACTCGAAAAATCAAGATCAGACGATAAAAAAACCCGTAAATATACCGGCACAAGAAATTTCTTCCGGCTTTGATAAAAAAAATGATAGCGCTTCAAGATTAAAAACAAGTCACTATTCTTCCATGTCCAAGATATTAGCCATGTCCAAGTTACTAGATGATGTAAAGCACACAAATGTAGATCTCATCCATCCTGAAGAAATGACTACACTAAAAAAATATTTACCACCTTCAACATTAGCGTTATTAAATGAAAAGCATTTAGCATGGTTTCACAAACTCGTTCAAGAAAATCCTGGTCGTGCATTATATGAGCTAGCTCGATGTTTTGAATCAGGCAATAATGACCTCGAGATTAATACAGATATAGCAATATCCGTTTATATTAAAGCTGCTAAAGCAAAAAATGCAGACGCCATGTGCTATTTAGGGCATATTTACGAATATGGCGTGCATGGTGTAAAGCGAAACTTAGATACTGCCTTTAAATATTATCAACAGGCAGAACAAAATGGTTCAGAACAAGCTAAAATCAAAATTTTAAGACTTCATGCAGATCATGGCAATGATGCCAAGGCTAAATTTAAACTTGGACAATATTGTTTTAACGGTTACCGGGATATCATAGAAAAAGATAGGGTCAAAGGTTTAAAGTATATCTTTGCTGCTGCACAACTTGGGCACCCTGCTGCCAAGCAGCAATTAAAAGCCAGTGCCAATGAAATATATGACTTGGCAGAATCTTTAGTAGCGACTGGAAAAGTTTATAACATCCAAGATGCCATGGAGTTATATCGCATTATTATTGCATCCAGCGATAGTGAAACGTTGCAACTAAGAGCAAGCCGACGACTTTATAGCCAATCTTCCGCCCCTCCCGTGACGCACGAACCGGAAATCGATTCTGTTCCAT
The Gammaproteobacteria bacterium genome window above contains:
- a CDS encoding protein kinase, with the translated sequence MQSINQRDDKAESEKKNDSMRTQNSMPDAVSLLAKKVESPPNTPSQQRYDDKKRTREQELILEYRLIINTIAATIRNNNSVFNISLQGAKPFQLNYDRFQEWIQNNWNEKKHVNLIKIMVRHSENLLYDFPTRMHFTKCVQFLLNMKKYVQFLCLPDVNRPASARAQGSVRGRDFDEKIKDADYPQVRPSSKESDDKKSKESKNVASISRYEEKQKSRQKDKKKSHNLPIPRPILLKTFLNSKTPEEFSWFERLRIAIDIVKKLKDLDAKGEFYGMLKSKYILMDVNGRVSLPVLQGKYKSPSWRKDYSIKTDIRDFGNLLLELVWFNIEKDVLHRPVWPPDCPAEIRALINKCLARNITLTEIEQQLWKIFDGLVAQPVLSYSKEHHLLEISFPSKVQQQKSKFVLQQGRDKVPLDAKVLEKMREKTKELGEKFYRAVVQDPRCVLTFDEEEKAKSLYFYAPEITVGNQQNVILLISSKEVIDAIFTLFKLSEEIFVRKEENGVHFISIRSDLLSRFTDLIYQNAKNNCELTLNIESALEFMPTVIVELITDLHRCSDNYQDFNEPVCLSSHDIAKENQRYIEAIKSMVDLDQKDSSLVFEQIKALSQDPKILTYLLKMIENTHLERDLKSWIIQFLLSILKTKGIIAAPLAGLYVECSQFNILKACPSDPDHLYIAEGKNKKSGDEKVLIKVWKADGSCKWERNTSVGIALQSILGVLAPQQLGMFYDAWSFKHVFAVYPYRPKNLLEAIREDKIPNKLSWKDRLQIGIDLARAVKGVHSRNVLCGNIRPDIILLDENNRAEIYDFSESRRKPQWDAEKFEEVTQLGHITGRIMPPEISLGHTPDQSSDVYNIGVVLFYLFTSLSDKPKLSKLDALFLPGFPLAVAMKALILDCINIDRSKRPAISEVLHRLEQIFLECEESFKAGTFNHFEGNEAQPQPIIKEKKLSSARQKEKPAKPPTDFFNQPLNLDILETIKNILASMIAAGEVKIRGIKMLDSQNTVAKLQQWILANLKADQYEKLIEILVGQIDNLAASPKNHFLLEKLQAYKKTHEFLLKNCPFKELSRQDEGYCAIM
- a CDS encoding ATP-dependent 6-phosphofructokinase encodes the protein MRLGIMTGGGDAPGLNGIIEAASKALLGMGHQVWGIYDGFEGIFENRLEELTVKRVSGIHAFAGTILGTSNKCGTEGREAEFLKKYQQLQLDGLIVAGGDGTFKCLSSFNGSIPLIGVPKTIDNDLSGTDVTFGYDTACAVVAEAVDALRTTANSHKRTIFVETMGRSAGWIALGGGMAGYADAILIPECPFDLEELRKYIWEKRVNGKRGIIIAVAEGAHPKGESVKVAFTVSGSPESDRLGGIGEYLARWCDAAMEGESRHVVLGHLQRAKSPTTADKFLTLAMGAKVGELVRESRWGQAVAFKAGQVTAVPIEEFMGGSRLIPLDHPWLQMARSVGIFV
- a CDS encoding cupin domain-containing protein gives rise to the protein MIKGSIRLFFLLSISLFLTMTYAANHNPENTFSKVLLQSDHSWDGTKYPAYPTSQPEITVVKIHIPAHTALPWHTHPIINAAYVLSGTLYVETKDGSLHRTLKSGDVLAEMVNKVHRGYTTDQPVDLIVFYAGTPGTPTAVVAK
- a CDS encoding DUF488 domain-containing protein, with product MSKIYTIGHSTHTLKEFVDILNAYQITHVVDVRSIPKSRHVPWFNEKPLTISLRKNKIAYTHLTKLGGLRRPIKNSINMGWRNASFRGFADYMQTKEFFQGLKELNLLIKNRDGVVIMCAEAVPWRCHRSLIADAEAVRNITVLEIISKTSVHVHKLTNFAVINRNKKPIQIIYPKITPTS
- a CDS encoding tetratricopeptide repeat protein; protein product: MTEAKTNPSNRELTRIKLLLKNPQGFVEWLEAQPYDDFQKIAFLKDILIRIYENHKNGSLPLTQEQLTPLIHQGTQLIRGYLTALDKRVRWPTDEIAIVIQFIKYGNALDFSLNQHNSKNQDQTIKKPVNIPAQEISSGFDKKNDSASRLKTSHYSSMSKILAMSKLLDDVKHTNVDLIHPEEMTTLKKYLPPSTLALLNEKHLAWFHKLVQENPGRALYELARCFESGNNDLEINTDIAISVYIKAAKAKNADAMCYLGHIYEYGVHGVKRNLDTAFKYYQQAEQNGSEQAKIKILRLHADHGNDAKAKFKLGQYCFNGYRDIIEKDRVKGLKYIFAAAQLGHPAAKQQLKASANEIYDLAESLVATGKVYNIQDAMELYRIIIASSDSETLQLRASRRLYSQSSAPPVTHEPEIDSVPFTHGVT